Part of the Scomber japonicus isolate fScoJap1 chromosome 6, fScoJap1.pri, whole genome shotgun sequence genome, ATTCAAACTGGAATATGCTCAAGAGCTACAGGATGTTTTTACCAAATTGGGTAAGAGGTTAAAAAATCTGCTATAAGGAAAAACAAATTAGATATAAATTCTAATTACTTGATGAAATGTATATCTCAAGATTGACCTAATACTTTCTTTTGTGTGTTAGGCCTTGGAGATATGTTTTCTAGTCCCAATTTAGCCAACATGGCAGATGGCCACCTGCTGGTGTCCAGTGTGCTGCATAAATCCTGCATGGAGTTAAATGAGGACGGTGCAGAGGCTGCTGCAGCCACCACTGTGGTCATCTCACGGGCATCCAACCCTATTTTCCACCTCAGCCAACCCTTCCTCTTTGCCCTTTTGGATGATAAGACTCAAGTACCAATCTTCATGGGTGTCATCAACAACCCTAACCCCGGAGCTCCTGTTTTGCAGAGAGGAGAATTTGGAAGCATGGATAAAGTAGGATACCCATTTGACAAGCATTACATGGGCTCATTCGGACCCCCACCTAAGTAGGGACTAATGCCTGCACAACCGTCCCAGGGAAAACCCAGACCAAGACCTGTATGATTGTACGGATTAAGTGTACAATATCACTTAGCTGgatcaaaaatgtgtgtgaggaCAGATGCTTCATTTGTTTCCCTGTTTCATTATAGAATATACAGGAGCCCAGTATCCACTGAAAACATGTAATATTAAATACAAATTTATTGGTTTAGATGATGAGCAATTCTTCTAAAACCTTCTAAAAATTACATGTAACAATAAGAAGTTGTTTATACCCCTTTAAATCTCATCATCTTTGAGTTATTTGATTAGCCTACACTTGAGACTTTCAATATGTCAAAATGTGCATAAATGCATAAGTGTGTATTTAATGGAATTTTGAAAGGTGTTATCTAATGAATAAATTTGATTTGAATCGCAACACATCATGTTTTTGAGTTTTAATTTAACACATCGTGGATGAGAAACATTCCATTGTATTCTGTGtgtaatttgattaatttcaGAGGACACGGAACATTATAATTAACCTAAACCTAAGATGGTTTGTGACACATATGACCTTGCAAATTCAGCTGCCTTGCAAAGCAAAAATGTAATAGGGGCAAAGCCACATATCAGCAACTTTTGGGGTTTAAGTTACTTAATTTCTCTCTGGaaatatgtttgctttttttaagtgttatttTTTGATTGATTATGATCAACTTTGTTCACAATAGTATATCCTTATTTCCTAGTTTCTTAgtttactagttaccctatttaaaatataataagtaacgtaactatttcaattactaaATCAAAGTAATGCaacttattatatttgattacttTGATTACTTTTAAAATTTTCAAGATGTAACatgatacatatttaaaaaatggggAAAACACTCATTCTGAGCATAATCTTCAAAGTCTGACATCAgatgtaatcatcaacattttcataagtaactataatgtaattacacatttttctcagCATCTGTAATGGattagttacatttattttgtaattaaatgtcGTTACCTCCTTAtgtgtaactagttactccccaacactgtcaAAACATTATTCTTTGAGGTAAAATACTTTAGTAGGCCTAACTTTGTCAAAAATGGTTAACTAACTGCGAAAATTGAGAACTCCACTATCCTAAAGTTTTGAAAGTATGCCTTGACTTTCTTATTAATACAACCCTTATTTGGTTTTGAtgctttcaaaaaaaaagaaaaaagatttgtTATGGCGGTGTATGAAATCTCCCATTATTCTGCATATCCTGAATGCATCGCATTACGCGCGTGACGTCAGATCGTCTTTGGCGCTGAATTTCATGCGGCTGGTCTGAGTTCAGTTTTACAGCATTTTCCGAGCCTGAAAATCACCGCACTgctcaaacagcaaacagacgtCAGGTCAGTGAGAGGAAACGGAAACTAGAGCGGTAAACACGAAGCTTGGCGCGTTTGTCCAAGCAGTTGGCGCCACCGACACAATTCACTGTGTACTGTCACTGTTAGACGCAAAGATTTGACTGTGCTGCAGTATCagtaattttctcttttttgtagCTAAATAACTTATCAGCAAACATGACGAAACTGTCAGAGGGTGCGATAGAGGTAAGGTTGAATATTTGCAGTGTGTTTAAAACGCTAAAATACGATTTTCATCACAAAAAACAGCCGAAGTTAAAGATTGTTCAGTCTTTGTTCAGCTGTGGAGGCTAGCAATCATTTGTTTGTATTATCACGTAATGTCATTTAAAACGTTAACGTTTACTAAATGTTGTCTAAATGTTACATTACCTGCAAAACTGGTTCCTTTTGTCGTCAGCGTTGGTTAATGGTTAAGGTTGAGTGTTAGGCAGcttagaaataaaatatttcccCAATTTCTAGACCAAACATTGTTATAATATAAATTAactaaaaatgtgtattttcagGCTCTGTCAAATGGCAACGGTGGCAACGACGCAGTGCTTCAGTTGGTGGTGAGTAACAGGATCCCACAATCTTTAATCATTTGCTGCCACTTTAATGCCAGTGTAGCGTTGACTAGACTGGCAAGTATGTAAAAAATCTTTGTATTGTTTGCCTCCTCTTAAAATGTGCTGAACAGTCACAGCTGCTCAGATTAGGAGGAATCCAGCAAACTTAAAGCTGGACTCTGCTCCTCTGGATGAAATATCCTCTGAATTCACATTTAAGATCATGAGTCATAATTtgacacactgaatcagcagaTTAAGTTgggtgacacacacaaacatatatatatatatatatatatatatatatataccactTGAAAATGCATTCATtggttcatgtagattttggaatataaaacaaagatatcatatgtaaaaagtaaaaagattgggtttaattggtaacagtcacatttttttgtaattaaattacgtaaTGCCATTatatgtaactagttactccccaacactgcatATATACATCCTCAAGAGCAGGAAACAGACCCTGGTGAATATTTAACTCATTGTATGAgtagtttagattttttttctattcttgtttttgttggtaACATACACCAAAACAGAAATGAATACTTTCATATGAAGCTGAATCACATGATCCAACACAGTATTTGGTAAACCTTGTTCCTTGAAGATATTAAACGGTATCACCTTTCAGAACATCCGCAAGATTGATGGGGGAAACGGACCGGCGCGCTTTCGGGTGATGATGAGTGATGGACAGCACAGTCTGTCGTGtaagttattattttttatttaaaagtgttgACTTTTAATCTGCTTTTATGGAGGCTTTTCTTATTAATTTCGCCTTCATGAGAGAGTTGTGTAAATTAGATGACACTAAATTGAATCAACAATAGAATAAAGTGAAACAAAGAAGATTAAATTATGTCATTGTGTCTGCATAAACTGAGTTTTCCCTGCATGATTCAGGGCTCTCATCTCACCTCTCTACTCCTTTGCAGCCTTCATGCTCTCCACCCAGCTGAACTTCATGGCAGAGGAGAACAAACTGGCCCCAAACTGCATCTGTATTCTCAAGAGGCACGTGACCAATATACTGAAAGATGGACGGTTAGTggtttatttatacatttcttatttttatataGAAGCAAACATGATTGGTTGGTCATTATCAGAAAGAATCAGGGTTTTCCAAACTATCTCCATACATATGAACATATTAATGAACTCTCCTCTAAAATTAAAAGGAGCTGTTAAAACAGTTCTGGTTTTCCCACTTTAATTCATTTGACCTTTCCAAATATATCAGATCTCCGCATTTTGGTGCCGCCCTTTTGGCACCAGGTCCTTTCTCATGTCTTGACCTGGATGAACTTTTATGTGACAAAGGATCTCTTATTGCAGAAGGGTGGTAATCATTTTGGAAATTGATATCATCAAGTCTGCTGAAGATGTTGGTGGAAAAATCGGAGAACCCACACCTTACTCTGAAGGTAAGActtcaaaacacatttcatatttaacaatTTTTGCAACATCCTGAATAATTTCAGTAATCTTTCATTTAAAGCAGTGCACACAGTGAGTGTTAATGATAGTAGCTTGAAATGTAGGTCACTTGTGTGGTTATAATGACGCAGTTGTGTGTCAAACCTTTCTTGCAGGTCAGAATAAAGGCACAAAGACGGCTCCAAACCCTGTAACCCGCCCTCCACTGCAGCCACAAAATACAAATGAAGGTGAACGTTAGTCTTCTTTTAAGTCGGtgaacattaataaataaataaaaaatgaattcttTAGAAATTAGATTTTGTGGAAAAATACTGCATACATATATAGTTCATAatgaccaccagatggcagcatTTCTCTACTGCCTTCACAATTTAGGTGACCTACAGATTTACAGGACAGATGTAACTTTGACAGCTCTGTtgagaaacattttcatttttagctCTCTCAGCCCTTTATTAAGAGTTTTGTTCAGTGTTACTGACACTCACATTTCTCCAGAgctcccctttttaaaaaaaaatggatgctTGGTATCATTTAGTAGCAATCTCTGCCTTTGCATATCAGACATTGTgtgtatctttctttttttaactaaagaaacaacaaaacaaatgtgtagCAACACAGACTACCAGGGGAGAGAATATTAACTGTATGAACAAACGGAGTGCTGGTTGTTCATGTCAAAGATAAGCACTGGATCACAGCATAGTAAGTAACTTGGACCAGGAGAGATGTGCAATCCCTCTGTCAGAAGGGTTTTGCTGTCGTCTTGTGTGTGTCATAGCAGGTATTCATCCCTCTAATCTGCCGTGTGGGAATTGAGGTTGTGGCAAGCACCCTCCTCATCAGCACAGTCATTGttcatttctctgtgtgtcctgCTTGATCTGGGGGCTTAATTACCAGAAGTGCAGTGGTTGGCAAAGTGGGAGGACTTAAGTGGACACTTTGAACTCTAATCCTCCGCGTGAGACGCACACAAATCAAATGTGCAGCGCTTGTTCAAACGGAAAATCTCAAAGTCAGGCAGCACACGCACTGGGGGGAAGAGCAGCTCCAGTTTGTTATAGCATTTCACACTCTGCCCTGATTCTGTGAAATGTGAATCATCCTTCTCACCAAAATGCTGGATCACACATCTCCAACAACCTGGTTTGACAAGattcttgtttcctgtttgagtCGTTCTTTTTGCTAGACGTGTGAGTCTACGGTGGTAAATTTACTTTAAGTCATTAGCTTTTTCTTTGATGAAACTTCCGTCATGAAGTGAGATAATTACAGTGATCAAGCAGTTGCAATCCAAAGAAATTGGATTTTTGTAATTTGTCTCTGATGAATAATGTATATGCCTCTCTCTTGACTCCTCTCCATCACTGCTCTTCATGGatcatttatttctctcttcatttcctCCAACAGGGAACAGAGGATTCAATAGAGATTTTGGGAAGAAGGCCACGTCAGCTATGCCCAGTACTCCTGGGGGTGGCTCCAAAGTTGTGCCCATTGCCAGCCTCAACCCCTATCAGTCCAAGTGAGTGTTATCTATTCAGAGGAGGTGGGCTAGGTGCCCAAAAGGTCATATATTTGCTCTGTTTGGGACATTAATGACACGTGAGAGCAGACATTTATAATtagaaaatcaaaacaaaaacatgagcaCCAGCAAATGTTGCATGTTAAAACTAGACGTTGAAGAAAATGGGTGATGAACACAAAATCCTGATCATCTAAGTAATTAATTCAATTGTACAAAATATACCTGCCACAGATACAACCTATGTGAAGCTTTTAATGTTCTGTTGGGACTGCCAGAGAGCTGCTAAATCACCACTGGCCATTTAAAGCAttagtttgttgtgttgtattgtattgtattttgtaAGGTATAGCTATTTTGTGACACCCCTGTATGGTGCTTGAGACGTCAGAGGGATAATATTATCTAGTTTATAGAAGACTTCTAGAAAGCAGAATCTTTCTACAGTAATTCAAGCTATAAACAGTGATAAGAGCCTGCTGAACTGCAATACACTTTTCAGAATATGACCACATGCACATATCAATAGTTAAGCCTGTGGAGCCTCTTTCGAGATTGCTGTATATTAGAGTTGGACCAATAAATCGACCAGGCTGATGTAACAAGacacaaaaaagtaatttgCAGAACAGATGTACAAAGATATATTTAAAGCCGTTTTAAAAAAGTGTCTCAGTTGCATGGTTTGCCCACCAGAGAGCACTCACAAATAGCAAAATGATGATTGATAGCAAAATGTGTTTCACAGTACTGTCACATTTtgttaagaaaaacaaaaaatatgtaattgaattttttttaagtttgagtaccatttctaaatgtgttttatgtaaacgaaggaaaaaaaaaacaattagccAATACATTATAAattgaaaatatatatgtaaatatcaGTGTTGGTATAAGCCTCAAAAATCCAGTTGGGCTGTATTGTAGTTATTGTGtataataaaaatgcaatgATATTATTGTGGATACTCTGTAAGatgtatacatttatttttttaagtgtcaAAGCCTAGTTAAACAGTTGTGGCCTTTCTCACAGAAGACATagtaatgttattagtaacacctgtatTCAGTTAATTACCAATGACTACGCTCTGTTGAGGAATGCCAGTACAGAGCTGGCATACTGAAATGTTGTGGAGctcatgttaatgtcattagAAACACCTGTGTGTTGTCTACTATGAGTACCCAAAATGTCCCTGAAAAACCTCCTTGAGGAGAGGAGGCAAGTAACTGATGCATTACATCCTAATGGGCACTAGGGTGCAGATTGACAATAcggtaaatgaatgaatgaatgaattaataaatgcaTATCTGACTGAGGTAGAGTCTGGGTTCATAAGGTGCTCTAAAAATGAACAATACTGACAGGAATAACCTAAAATCTGTCTTCATCCCAAAGGTGGACAATTCGTGCTCGTGTCACCAACAAGAGCAGTATCCGTACATGGAGCAACTCTCGTGGTGATGGAAAACTTTTCTCAATGGAGATTGTGGATGAGACTGTGAGTGTAAAATTGTATACaaatatttttgtgtctttatgttgGAAATCCTGCACTGTGCTTAGATGTAaaccacatttttcatttttttaaagggagaAATTAGAGTGACTGGTTTCAACCAAGAGGTGGACAAGTTCTTCAGCCTTATCGAGGTTGGCAAGGTGAGACCTTCCCCCAGATAATGAATCAGTATGTTCTAATTATCTGCCAAAACTGTCTTTCACTGCATTATGAAAGACAGATTTGGCTGCAGACTGTTCTAACAACAGCTGCCAGTACTTTGTGAGTTAAAACCACAGAGACTATGAATGAGTCATCTGGCTGCACTGTACGCATACAATAAGCGGCTTATGATCATCTGCCAGCCTTTGTTGATCCCCCGACTGTCTGAAGTCGTATCTTGTTTGCACCATTCAGTCAGGTGAAATGTTCCCCTGATCTCTGATTAACACGTGGTTCATCCATCTGCATGGGCCAGGTCTACTATGTCTCCAAGGGCTCCCTAAAGATCGCCAACAAGCAGTACACATCAGTGAAGAATGACTATGAGATGACACTCAATGGAGAGTCGACTGTCATCCCCTGTGAAGACAGTGGTGAAGTTCCCATGGTGCAGTGTGATTTTGTCTCCATCAGTGACCTGGAGAGCAGAGAAAAGGACGCCATTGTTGGTAAGGAGCACAAGTTATCATCTGTACGGGTCTTTTGTCAACTCAACCCTTGTCATCGAGTTTCTAGATACCTGTAATCTATCCGTTTTCTTGCCCAGACTGTATATTGAGTCCAAAATACTGAGCAGCCTCAActgcaaataaacacagaatGTTGTAAGAAATCAACCATAAAGCCTGAACATTTAATCAATTTGATCAGCCAACAAATCTCCTGATTTCAGCCCAAACTTGATGTCCGTCTTAGAAAATGAATCATCTGACAGCTTAAGTTATGTTGGATTGGTAAACCTCAAGGTTTGTGGCTGCTTTAAGAGCAAAATACTTGTTAATTATTACAAGTGCGTGTAGATATTTCTACGGTTAAACAGTGGGTGGAATAAATGAGTAGAAACTGTTCACTTAAAACTCTCCAAGTACAATGCTAATCAGAACATAGTGATTCATTGTTTTCTCAGACATgtaatcatcatcacatcatgtACATCAACAAAGAAGCATAATTTACATCACTTGAGACTATGATTTAGACTTTTTCTATTAAGAAACCTTTCCTAACAAACTGTTTAATGTCTGTTACTCAGAATGAGGCTGTGCGGACACAGTGGTTTATGGCAGAGCTTCACACTCAGTTTTTTCTTATACCTCATTCCTTCAGATCCTTAGAAAGTCTTAAAATAAGTTTTTTAGAATTAAAGGTTATAGATTGTCTTACATTTTGAGATGATGCCTAGTTGCATGAGAAATATCCACCCACAGGATTCACTTGTTTAAATGTGGCTTGGCTTTCGGTCATGACTCAGTCCAGGTCttcctttttctatttttttttcttgtttcgaCTGGTTCTCCACAGGCCGCCACCTGCTCTCATAAAGGTAATAGGATTAAAGAACCACACAAAACAGTACAGATGATGCTCAGTTAAAGACAGTTGGCCAGGGGGGTCGAGAGGTGGCACAAAGCCCTCTGTTATTTCTGATAGTTGCCACAATCTGGATAGTAATGTTTGTAGTGCAGAGCCACAATGGCCAACATGAAGGAGAGgagcacatttttcatttggtgACCGCTTGACTGGTGTTTACAAATGTAATGGTCTGTTAAAGTGGATGAAAAGTAGACATACTGTATCTTTGGAGCCTCTGGGTGAGTGTGTCTTAACCTGCTCTGATAGGGTGAGAATGACCACAACAGCCTGTTGTTTAccagtttttaaataaaagtttcaaTTTTTCAGTTAACAAGTCCAAGAAAATTGTAATTAAAATTTTACATTAAAACCCTCAGTTTTATGTTATGGGGCACAGTTAATTGCATTCTCAATAATTTGATTACTTTATGTGATTTTTGCATATGATTGTTTTGTGGAGATAGAAAAATATCCAGAAAAGTATTCACATTAGTCAAATGGATTTCGACCATAAAGCTCAGCCCTAACATGCATTAATTGAGCTGTGGAAAGGATATTAAATCCTCTGTTGAGGTCTTAAGAAGATCTTAAAGCATTAAATTTGATTTCAAAAAGTGTGCAG contains:
- the rpa1 gene encoding replication protein A 70 kDa DNA-binding subunit is translated as MTKLSEGAIEALSNGNGGNDAVLQLVNIRKIDGGNGPARFRVMMSDGQHSLSSFMLSTQLNFMAEENKLAPNCICILKRHVTNILKDGRRVVIILEIDIIKSAEDVGGKIGEPTPYSEGQNKGTKTAPNPVTRPPLQPQNTNEGNRGFNRDFGKKATSAMPSTPGGGSKVVPIASLNPYQSKWTIRARVTNKSSIRTWSNSRGDGKLFSMEIVDETGEIRVTGFNQEVDKFFSLIEVGKVYYVSKGSLKIANKQYTSVKNDYEMTLNGESTVIPCEDSGEVPMVQCDFVSISDLESREKDAIVDVIGVCKTVDEVTRLTTKTNREVSKRTLNLMDMSGKVVSVTLWGEEAEKFDGSGQPIVAIKGAKLSDFGGRSLSASFSSTMMINPDIPEAYKLRGWYDNEGHAMDGQSLTEMKGGSGGGNTNWKSLSDVKNEHLGHGDKADYFSCLATIVYLRKENCLYQACPSQDCNKKVVDQHNGMFRCEKCDKEFPNFKYRLILSANIADFGDNQWVTCFQESAEAILGQNAAYLGQLKESNEAAFDEIFQQANFHSFVFRNRVKLETYNDESRIKATVMDVKPVDHRDYCKRLIMNIRKMAAQ